The Caloenas nicobarica isolate bCalNic1 chromosome 25, bCalNic1.hap1, whole genome shotgun sequence region ACTCGTGAAAACCCTCCGCTACAAGCATCCCTTTTGATCTCACCTGGAAGCCCTGAAGCACTGAGGGAAGTACATCAAAGCTGGGTATCAGGTTGGCGTTCAATGTGGAAATGTAGCAAATTCTCTCGGACAACAGTTGAGTTGCAATATAGccctggaaaataaagttattgaCAACTAGGAATTCAGTTTTTCAATAACTAAGATTGGAATTAAAATTGCattcagaaagtaaaaaatgtgGAGAGTTTTTACCATCAAACTTATACTCAAAATATTAAGACTAAAGAAGCAAGTCCTGTATTTTAGTCGGCTTTAGCACAACTAGTCTCCCTGTACATTTTCCGAACAAGCTTGCTCCTTGCCGCTCACCGTGTTGAAGTTCCAAATGGTTTTCCATGTCCCAATTTGGCTGTTTTGCTCAATAATGGCCACGCGCGTTTCCCTGTTGATGCTCAGGAGTTGGACGCCGCCATTAACCTGGATTTCCCTGGTGACTAGCTGGTTCTGAAActagaacacaaaattaaacaacacTTTAGACTCGCAAATTAGTCAGTTCTCTCCCCAAAGCTTTAGAAAATCGCTGCTATAAGAGCAGAAATGTGGGTTCACCGTAAGCGCCTATAATGGCCAGAGTATTGCCAAAATGACAAATGGTCATCTGGAGGTTTTAAAGGTCTATGCATGACAGCAgtttcagatttctctgtgcCCAAGGCATGGGACAGAAGCAAGgaaagctccagcagcagggcccagagaaacagcagcaacgTGTGTGTGAGCTGGTCCCTGTACTCACGAATTCAGCGAGGGCTGGAGTCAGCAAGAGTCCGAGCAGGACGGTGGTCAcaatctgaaaggaaaagcaaaaccaagagtgtaactgcagctctggctgacAAAGCCGGTCAGGAGAATCCGAgggcctttttccttttccctcgCTCCAGCTGTGCAAAAGCATGGACAAAAATGGACATGGATTAGGCTTCCTGTAGATCGAATAATGTGTAGTTAAACCTTTAACAAAAGCCTTACCTCCTCGTCTGATTAGCTTAATGGGGTGTGAGTTGCTCTCCCTAGAGGAGAAAACTCTCCCCAGAGAATTCTTTTTTGGTAGAGACACTGT contains the following coding sequences:
- the LOC135998589 gene encoding gastrokine-2-like, coding for MVPVAPSTCTSISSAVKMKLTIVTTVLLGLLLTPALAEFFQNQLVTREIQVNGGVQLLSINRETRVAIIEQNSQIGTWKTIWNFNTGYIATQLLSERICYISTLNANLIPSFDVLPSVLQGFQGLKGQIQPLQQITYVLGQTVVPALEVYGPDIFNVCGAVTSVVASPVAELPAVYNAGACNALNVLNLVQLNYCRPNIKV